A region from the Polaribacter sp. Hel1_33_78 genome encodes:
- the rsfS gene encoding ribosome silencing factor has protein sequence MAKKQVSTDDLISVIIKGMDDVKGENIQLLDLREIENTVCDYFIICSGNSNTQVNAISGSIQKVVSKQLKDKPWHIEGQGNSEWILMDYVNVVVHIFQKHVRDFYDIESLWGDAKITEINPV, from the coding sequence ATGGCAAAAAAGCAAGTAAGCACAGATGATTTAATCTCTGTCATTATTAAAGGTATGGATGATGTTAAAGGAGAAAACATCCAATTACTTGACTTAAGAGAAATAGAAAATACAGTTTGTGATTATTTTATAATCTGTTCGGGTAATTCAAATACACAGGTAAATGCAATTTCTGGCTCTATTCAGAAAGTAGTTAGTAAGCAATTAAAAGATAAACCTTGGCATATTGAAGGACAAGGTAATTCAGAATGGATTTTAATGGATTATGTAAATGTAGTTGTGCACATTTTTCAAAAACATGTAAGAGACTTTTATGATATTGAAAGTCTTTGGGGTGATGCAAAAATTACCGAAATAAATCCAGTTTAA
- a CDS encoding biotin--[acetyl-CoA-carboxylase] ligase: MKIIKLNAIDSTNSFLKELAQSTAIENGTVVVAKEQKKGRGQQENSWVSEPLKNLTFSVYFCNIDLNINHHKFLNFAVSLAVFEALSMHKVKDLSIKWPNDILSANKKICGILIENIIKGKKINNSIIGIGLNVNQQNFPTSLKNVTSLRNTTNKLYDLDALLIEVVDKIKEKIQLISLKKFTNLETDYLNVLYKKNIPTMFKDSEDVLFMGKIIGISSLGNLQIELEDENVKEFGIKEVSLA; this comes from the coding sequence TTGAAAATAATCAAACTTAATGCCATTGACTCTACAAATTCTTTTTTAAAAGAATTAGCACAAAGTACTGCCATAGAAAACGGTACTGTTGTGGTTGCAAAAGAGCAGAAAAAAGGACGTGGTCAACAAGAAAACAGCTGGGTCTCCGAACCGCTTAAAAACCTTACCTTCAGTGTTTATTTCTGTAATATTGATTTAAACATTAACCATCATAAGTTTTTAAATTTCGCAGTTAGTTTAGCTGTTTTTGAGGCACTTTCAATGCACAAAGTTAAAGATTTATCTATTAAATGGCCGAACGACATTTTGTCAGCAAACAAAAAAATTTGTGGTATTCTAATAGAAAACATAATTAAAGGCAAAAAGATTAACAACTCTATAATCGGAATTGGATTAAATGTAAATCAACAAAACTTTCCTACTTCATTAAAAAATGTAACTTCTTTACGAAATACTACAAATAAATTATATGATTTAGACGCCTTGTTAATAGAGGTTGTGGATAAAATAAAAGAGAAAATTCAACTGATCTCATTAAAAAAATTCACAAATTTAGAAACTGATTACTTAAATGTCTTGTATAAAAAAAATATCCCAACTATGTTTAAAGATAGCGAGGATGTTTTATTTATGGGTAAAATTATTGGAATTTCTTCTTTGGGAAACCTTCAAATTGAGTTAGAAGATGAAAACGTAAAAGAATTTGGAATTAAAGAAGTTTCATTAGCTTAA
- the pyrE gene encoding orotate phosphoribosyltransferase, producing the protein MILNKDTAKKTAELLLQINAIKLSPNKPFHWASGWNSPIYCDNRITLSYPPVRIFLKEEIAKITELEYGKPDVIAGVATGAIAIGILVAQELGVPFVYVRPEPKKHGRKNQIEGHLESGQNVVVIEDLISTGNSSLNAVAALKEAGAVVKGMVAIFSYGFDVAAENFKEKNVSLTTLSNYDNLLEQALDSNYISEKELFTLREWRANPSKWNQ; encoded by the coding sequence ATGATTTTAAACAAAGATACAGCAAAAAAAACAGCTGAACTTTTATTGCAGATTAATGCCATAAAATTAAGTCCTAACAAACCATTTCATTGGGCTTCTGGATGGAATTCTCCCATTTATTGCGACAATCGAATAACATTGTCATATCCTCCAGTTCGTATTTTTTTAAAAGAAGAAATTGCTAAAATTACTGAATTAGAATATGGTAAACCAGATGTGATTGCAGGTGTTGCAACAGGTGCCATAGCAATTGGTATATTAGTGGCCCAGGAATTGGGTGTGCCTTTTGTGTATGTTAGACCAGAGCCAAAAAAGCATGGTAGAAAAAACCAAATAGAAGGGCATTTAGAAAGTGGCCAAAACGTTGTGGTTATTGAAGATTTAATTAGCACTGGGAACAGTAGTTTAAATGCGGTAGCAGCTTTAAAAGAAGCTGGCGCTGTTGTAAAAGGTATGGTTGCTATTTTTTCTTATGGATTTGATGTTGCTGCTGAAAACTTTAAAGAAAAAAACGTAAGTTTAACAACTTTAAGTAATTACGATAATTTATTAGAACAAGCTTTAGATAGTAATTATATTTCTGAAAAAGAATTGTTTACATTGCGAGAGTGGAGAGCAAACCCGAGTAAGTGGAACCAATAA
- a CDS encoding NUDIX hydrolase, giving the protein MYKVFVNDTPIIITSSSKKTNNFPLYILKNIVVVEIIEKLKNNEINGVNLYTPDLEKGWALFSQNLDVITASGGLVLNPKKEVLFIYRNNIWDLPKGWIEKGESIESAAIREVEEECGVFNLEIVKKLITTYHIYYQNGIKLKKTHWFLMQSDYNKELVPQLEEGISWVGFKNNSEIETALKNTFENIKLVYDTFKEM; this is encoded by the coding sequence ATGTATAAAGTTTTTGTAAATGATACCCCAATAATTATCACATCTTCTTCAAAAAAAACAAATAATTTCCCTTTATACATTCTTAAAAATATTGTAGTAGTTGAAATTATAGAAAAATTAAAGAACAATGAGATTAATGGAGTTAACCTATACACTCCTGACTTAGAGAAAGGTTGGGCATTATTTTCGCAAAACCTGGACGTTATTACTGCTTCAGGAGGACTGGTTTTAAATCCTAAAAAAGAAGTATTATTTATATACAGAAATAATATTTGGGATCTTCCAAAAGGCTGGATTGAAAAAGGTGAAAGTATTGAAAGTGCTGCTATAAGAGAGGTTGAAGAAGAATGCGGAGTTTTTAATTTAGAAATCGTTAAAAAATTAATTACCACCTATCATATTTATTATCAAAACGGAATTAAATTAAAAAAAACACATTGGTTTTTAATGCAATCTGACTATAATAAAGAATTAGTGCCCCAATTAGAAGAAGGGATAAGTTGGGTTGGATTTAAAAATAATTCTGAAATTGAAACTGCTTTAAAAAATACCTTTGAAAATATTAAGTTAGTATACGATACTTTCAAAGAAATGTAG
- a CDS encoding SulP family inorganic anion transporter — MTKFITKRVTNVRNDILSGITVALALVPEAVAFAFVAGVDPLVGLYAAFMVGLITSLFGGRPGMISGATGALAVVMVSLVAEGNAMGNADENLGLYYLFLTVILMGTIQVLAGVLKLGKFVRLIPHSVMMGFVNGLAIVIFLSQLGMFKQTINDEKVWLEGNGLLYMIGLVSLTMLIMWGLPKIKATKKLPEALIAILVVSGIVIFSNLDVATVGSFIKDGGGEGLKGGFPVPVFETFKNIPMNFETLKFIFPYALILAAIGLIESLMTLNLIDDLTETRGNTNRECVAQGGANIITGLFGGMGGCAMIGQSIINIKGGGRGRLSGITASVFLLMFILFASSYIEQVPIAALVGVMFMVVIGTFAWSSFRIINKIPKSDVFVLILVSALTVIFDLAIAVIAGVIVSALVFAWESARKIRARKRFKEDGTKVYEIWGPLFFGSIATFNEKFDIKNDPNEVEIDFIEARVSDHSAIEAIFALVEKYQAASKKITLKHLSEDCKVLLYKASPIFTDIIEEDIDDPRYHLAANPEDFPKPLSEYKF; from the coding sequence ATGACCAAATTTATAACAAAACGCGTAACCAATGTAAGAAATGATATTCTATCTGGAATTACGGTTGCACTAGCTTTAGTGCCCGAAGCAGTTGCATTTGCATTTGTAGCTGGTGTAGATCCACTCGTAGGACTTTACGCTGCCTTTATGGTGGGCTTAATAACTTCTCTTTTTGGCGGAAGACCAGGTATGATCTCTGGGGCAACAGGTGCTTTAGCCGTTGTCATGGTTTCTCTAGTAGCAGAGGGTAATGCAATGGGAAATGCTGATGAAAATTTAGGATTATATTATCTTTTTTTAACCGTAATACTAATGGGAACCATTCAGGTCTTAGCCGGTGTTTTAAAACTAGGTAAATTTGTAAGATTAATACCTCATTCTGTAATGATGGGCTTTGTAAACGGTTTAGCGATTGTTATTTTCTTATCACAATTAGGAATGTTTAAACAAACTATTAACGACGAAAAAGTCTGGCTAGAAGGGAATGGTTTGTTGTATATGATTGGTTTAGTTAGTTTAACAATGCTAATTATGTGGGGCTTACCAAAAATAAAAGCTACTAAAAAATTACCTGAGGCTCTAATTGCAATATTAGTAGTTTCCGGAATTGTAATTTTTTCTAACTTAGATGTTGCTACTGTTGGTTCTTTTATTAAGGATGGCGGTGGCGAAGGTTTAAAGGGTGGATTTCCCGTTCCTGTTTTTGAAACTTTCAAGAACATACCAATGAATTTTGAAACTTTAAAATTCATTTTTCCTTATGCTTTAATCCTAGCAGCTATTGGATTAATAGAATCATTAATGACTTTAAATTTAATTGACGACTTAACGGAAACCAGAGGTAACACAAATAGAGAATGTGTTGCTCAAGGTGGGGCAAATATAATTACTGGTTTATTTGGTGGAATGGGTGGTTGCGCAATGATTGGGCAATCTATCATTAACATAAAAGGTGGCGGCCGAGGCCGGTTATCTGGAATTACTGCCTCAGTTTTCTTACTAATGTTTATTCTTTTTGCTTCTTCTTATATAGAACAAGTGCCTATTGCCGCTTTAGTGGGAGTAATGTTTATGGTAGTTATTGGCACGTTTGCTTGGTCAAGTTTTAGAATTATTAATAAAATACCAAAATCGGATGTTTTTGTTTTGATTTTAGTTTCTGCCTTAACCGTAATTTTTGATTTAGCAATTGCCGTAATCGCAGGTGTTATTGTTTCTGCACTTGTTTTTGCTTGGGAAAGCGCCAGAAAAATTAGAGCTAGAAAACGTTTTAAAGAAGATGGGACAAAAGTATATGAGATTTGGGGACCTTTGTTTTTCGGAAGTATTGCTACTTTTAACGAAAAATTTGATATTAAGAATGATCCAAATGAGGTAGAGATTGATTTTATAGAAGCTCGTGTTTCCGACCATTCTGCTATTGAAGCTATCTTTGCTTTGGTTGAAAAATACCAAGCCGCTAGTAAAAAAATTACACTAAAACATTTAAGTGAAGACTGTAAAGTTTTACTTTATAAAGCGAGTCCGATTTTTACAGATATTATTGAAGAAGACATTGATGACCCAAGATATCATTTGGCGGCAAATCCTGAGGATTTCCCGAAACCATTAAGTGAGTATAAGTTTTAA
- a CDS encoding xanthine dehydrogenase family protein molybdopterin-binding subunit — protein sequence MSKIQQINRRDFVKLFGLASGGILLGCNVSSDTKEFIPQVEGIFTPNLFVQIQKDGNIILLASRSEMGQGIRTSLASAIADELEADWKYIAVKQATGNAKYGNQNTDGSRSVRTLLEPMRKMGATAKMMLITAAAKKWNIAETDCKAENHFIINKNTNDKIFFGDLVDEAAKVKIPSEESLTLKKVEDFKYIGKTLKSVDLKDFTHGTATYGIDVRIPNMKFAAIARCPVTFGSVKSVDDTSTKKVAGVENIIQLDRIVPPIGQFFGALGGVAVIANNTWSALQGKLGLDIEWDYGENESFDSAEFQEKLTRRVHEKGKLVPGSSGNVFAAFKDSENTIEAAYTVPFLVHAPMEVPNATAWFKEDEIEVWAPVQDPQTARAELAHFFEIPIEKITINVTFLGGGFGRKSKSDFVVEAVALSKKIKAPIQVVWTREDDIKQSFYHATSVQYLKGSLSADGKVTGWLQRVAVPSITSSFKPLSDYASGFELGQGFTNNPYKLDNFRLENAKAESHLRIGWLRSVVHIHSGFGNNSFVDELANAANIDPVQFHLNLIGKDRIIQGKSDYPYSTKRMKDVLKNTAKMSNWGLELPVNHGMGIAIHYSFYSYVATVVEVSVKNGNVKIENIWTTIDCGLALNKDNIKNQLEGAAIFGMSIALFGKISTKNGAVEQNNFFDYQMTRMKDTPKIHIDIMDKMHEPPTGVGEPGVPVMAPAICNAIFNASGKRYRTLPLVDEGLV from the coding sequence ATGAGCAAAATACAGCAAATAAATCGTAGAGATTTTGTAAAATTATTTGGATTGGCTTCGGGTGGCATACTTTTAGGCTGCAATGTGTCTTCTGATACAAAAGAATTTATTCCGCAAGTAGAGGGGATTTTTACCCCAAACTTATTTGTACAAATACAGAAAGACGGTAACATTATTTTATTGGCTTCACGTTCAGAAATGGGGCAAGGAATTAGGACTTCTTTGGCTTCTGCAATTGCTGATGAATTAGAGGCTGACTGGAAATATATCGCGGTAAAACAAGCAACAGGAAATGCTAAATATGGTAATCAGAATACAGATGGTTCGAGAAGTGTAAGAACTTTATTAGAACCAATGCGTAAAATGGGTGCAACAGCAAAAATGATGCTGATTACTGCCGCTGCAAAAAAATGGAATATTGCTGAAACAGATTGTAAGGCAGAAAATCATTTTATAATTAATAAAAATACCAATGATAAAATTTTCTTTGGTGATTTGGTTGATGAGGCAGCGAAGGTTAAAATTCCATCAGAAGAAAGTCTTACACTTAAAAAAGTTGAAGATTTTAAATATATTGGTAAAACCTTAAAAAGTGTCGATTTAAAAGATTTTACACACGGCACTGCAACCTATGGAATAGATGTTCGAATTCCGAACATGAAATTTGCCGCCATTGCAAGATGTCCGGTGACTTTCGGTTCCGTAAAAAGTGTTGATGATACGAGTACAAAAAAAGTAGCTGGCGTAGAAAATATAATTCAATTAGATAGAATCGTGCCGCCGATTGGTCAGTTTTTTGGTGCTTTGGGAGGTGTCGCTGTTATTGCAAATAACACGTGGTCTGCACTTCAAGGAAAGTTAGGCTTGGATATTGAATGGGATTATGGCGAAAATGAATCTTTTGATTCAGCAGAATTTCAAGAGAAATTAACAAGAAGAGTTCATGAAAAAGGAAAGTTAGTTCCTGGAAGTAGCGGAAATGTTTTCGCTGCTTTTAAGGACAGTGAAAATACGATAGAAGCTGCGTATACAGTTCCGTTTTTGGTGCATGCACCTATGGAAGTGCCAAATGCAACTGCTTGGTTTAAAGAAGATGAAATTGAGGTTTGGGCACCAGTTCAAGATCCGCAAACGGCAAGAGCAGAATTGGCACACTTTTTTGAAATTCCTATAGAAAAAATAACCATTAATGTTACTTTTTTAGGTGGAGGTTTTGGGCGTAAATCTAAATCTGATTTTGTAGTGGAAGCGGTTGCTTTGTCAAAAAAGATCAAGGCCCCAATTCAAGTGGTTTGGACTCGTGAAGACGATATTAAACAAAGTTTTTATCATGCTACAAGTGTACAGTATTTAAAAGGTTCTTTAAGTGCTGATGGTAAAGTTACAGGTTGGTTGCAGCGTGTGGCAGTTCCGTCAATTACCTCTAGTTTTAAACCTTTATCAGATTATGCCTCTGGTTTTGAGCTTGGGCAAGGTTTTACAAATAATCCTTATAAATTAGACAATTTTAGATTAGAGAACGCCAAAGCAGAATCGCATTTAAGAATTGGTTGGTTGCGGTCAGTAGTTCATATTCATAGCGGATTTGGTAATAATTCTTTTGTAGATGAACTAGCAAATGCAGCTAATATAGATCCTGTTCAATTTCATTTAAATTTAATAGGAAAAGATCGAATTATTCAAGGAAAATCTGATTATCCATATAGTACAAAAAGAATGAAAGATGTGTTGAAAAACACAGCTAAAATGTCTAATTGGGGTCTAGAATTGCCTGTAAATCATGGAATGGGAATTGCTATTCATTATAGTTTTTATAGTTATGTAGCAACTGTTGTTGAGGTTTCTGTAAAAAATGGAAACGTAAAAATTGAAAATATTTGGACCACTATAGATTGTGGTTTGGCTCTGAATAAAGACAATATAAAAAATCAATTAGAAGGTGCTGCAATTTTTGGAATGTCTATAGCTTTGTTTGGGAAAATTTCCACAAAAAACGGAGCAGTAGAACAAAATAATTTCTTTGATTATCAAATGACAAGAATGAAAGATACACCAAAAATTCATATTGATATTATGGATAAAATGCACGAACCACCAACGGGAGTCGGTGAGCCAGGCGTTCCTGTAATGGCTCCCGCAATTTGTAATGCTATTTTTAACGCTAGTGGCAAACGTTATAGAACTTTGCCTTTGGTAGATGAAGGGTTGGTTTAA
- a CDS encoding (2Fe-2S)-binding protein, translating to MNTTLSINGKSYTVDVQDDMPLLWAIRDIIGLTGTKFGCGVAQCGACSILINGILTKSCSMPVSYGVGKEIFTIEGSSENLEFLREAWNDGNVPQCGYCQSGQLIAATALLDKNASPTDEDIDTAMSGNICRCGTYTRIKKAIHKAVALKNETI from the coding sequence GTGAATACAACTTTATCAATTAACGGAAAATCTTATACAGTTGATGTGCAGGATGATATGCCTTTATTATGGGCAATTAGAGATATTATAGGTTTAACAGGAACTAAATTTGGCTGCGGTGTTGCACAATGCGGGGCTTGTTCTATTCTAATAAATGGCATCTTAACAAAATCGTGCAGTATGCCAGTTTCTTATGGTGTTGGAAAAGAGATATTTACAATAGAAGGATCTTCAGAAAATTTAGAGTTTTTAAGAGAAGCTTGGAATGATGGTAATGTGCCACAATGTGGGTACTGTCAATCTGGGCAATTAATTGCAGCTACCGCTTTATTAGATAAAAATGCAAGTCCGACTGATGAAGATATTGATACTGCGATGAGTGGTAACATTTGTAGATGCGGAACCTATACAAGAATTAAAAAAGCAATTCATAAAGCTGTTGCACTTAAAAACGAAACCATATGA
- a CDS encoding lactonase family protein, with amino-acid sequence MKKVALLCIVVILFSCQNSAVKDEIATSFYVGTYTDSDSKGIYKYELSKEGKLNQIGLVAETRNPSFLAKSRNGKTLFAVDEANEQGTGFVKSYKIEKDSLTLISTSKSGGAHPCFITVNDENQVLVANYSGGNVGFLEADNFGELSSLLNVQQHEGKGITDRQKAPHAHSTYFHPTKKEIISVDLGTNQLWLSEIDNEKNELVLTHQKTLKMAPGAGPRHLTFHPNNNWIYVLNELNNTVSVVKEKEDMYYIDFSISMLPEQFTGYSKGADIHISKDGKFLYASNRGHDSIVIYKVNAENGSLKLVGFEPVLGRNPRNFSLSSRDKFLLVANQDTNNIVSFKRDEITGKLTFVSEIFAPKPVCILF; translated from the coding sequence ATGAAAAAAGTAGCATTATTATGTATAGTAGTTATCCTTTTTAGCTGCCAGAACTCAGCTGTGAAAGACGAAATTGCAACCAGTTTTTATGTCGGAACGTATACAGATAGCGATAGTAAAGGCATTTATAAATATGAACTATCTAAAGAAGGGAAATTGAACCAAATTGGTTTAGTTGCAGAAACAAGGAACCCTTCTTTTTTAGCTAAAAGCAGAAATGGTAAAACGCTTTTTGCTGTAGATGAAGCAAACGAGCAAGGAACAGGTTTTGTGAAATCTTACAAAATAGAAAAAGATTCACTTACACTTATAAGCACATCAAAATCAGGAGGAGCACATCCTTGTTTTATAACTGTAAATGATGAGAATCAAGTTTTGGTTGCGAATTATTCTGGAGGGAATGTAGGTTTTTTAGAAGCGGATAATTTTGGAGAACTGTCTTCTTTATTAAACGTGCAACAACACGAAGGTAAAGGCATAACAGACCGCCAGAAAGCACCTCATGCGCATTCAACCTATTTTCATCCTACAAAAAAAGAAATTATTTCTGTTGATTTAGGTACAAATCAGTTATGGCTTTCTGAGATTGACAATGAAAAGAATGAATTGGTTTTAACCCATCAAAAAACTTTAAAAATGGCTCCAGGAGCCGGTCCAAGACATTTAACTTTTCATCCAAATAATAATTGGATTTATGTTTTAAATGAACTAAATAATACAGTCTCAGTAGTAAAAGAGAAAGAAGATATGTATTATATAGATTTTTCAATTTCTATGTTGCCAGAACAATTTACAGGGTATAGTAAAGGTGCAGATATTCATATCTCTAAAGATGGAAAATTTTTGTATGCTTCCAATCGAGGTCATGATTCTATTGTAATCTATAAAGTAAATGCAGAAAATGGAAGCTTAAAACTCGTTGGTTTTGAGCCGGTTTTAGGTAGAAATCCACGTAATTTCTCACTATCTTCGAGAGATAAATTTTTGTTAGTTGCAAATCAAGATACGAATAATATTGTTTCTTTTAAACGAGACGAAATAACAGGGAAATTAACTTTTGTGAGCGAAATTTTTGCACCAAAACCTGTTTGTATATTGTTTTAA
- a CDS encoding pyridoxamine 5'-phosphate oxidase family protein has translation MKKDLKEITREIMKEAKACALITMDSLGIAHARAMDPFLPEKDFTVWMATNPKSLKVQQLKNNKKVTLYYFDKESVSYVSLQGVVSIVNGAAAKEKYWKTAWKNFYKNRTTEYLLIKFTPKKANIVSERYQILGDSITWETAQLNF, from the coding sequence GTGAAAAAAGATTTAAAAGAAATTACGAGAGAGATTATGAAGGAGGCGAAAGCCTGTGCTTTAATTACAATGGATTCTTTAGGAATTGCGCATGCAAGAGCGATGGACCCTTTTTTGCCGGAGAAAGACTTTACCGTTTGGATGGCAACAAATCCGAAGAGCTTAAAAGTACAGCAGCTCAAAAATAACAAAAAAGTAACATTGTACTATTTTGATAAAGAAAGTGTCAGTTATGTATCGTTACAAGGAGTTGTAAGTATTGTAAATGGTGCGGCTGCAAAAGAAAAGTACTGGAAAACAGCCTGGAAGAACTTTTACAAAAATAGAACTACAGAGTATTTGTTAATAAAGTTTACACCCAAAAAAGCAAATATCGTTAGTGAGAGATATCAAATTTTAGGAGACTCAATTACCTGGGAAACTGCGCAATTAAATTTTTAG
- a CDS encoding M14 family metallopeptidase → MKLKSNYILKISVLFSCFLLMISCENSSNESKDFTTLFEISKGTETPEYKDVIAYYKELSETYNEISLFAFGQTDSGEPLHLVVYNREGVYNIDEIKNSPKNRILINNGIHPGESDGIDASMMLLRDIVQNDSLKKKYENSIISVIPVYNVGGALNRNSHTRANQNGPLEYGFRGNARNYDLNRDFVKQDTKNAAAFATIFHTVNPDVFIDNHVSNGADYQYAITHLFTQHNKLGGSLGKFLQNEMRPQMEESLEEKNINITPYVNVWGTTPEAGFSQFFDSPRYSTGYTTLFHTLGLMVETHMLKPYKTRVEQTYELMFSVFDFTEENSEAIKDLRSKAAAEILAKKTYPLHFKVNKEKFRNLNFKGFEGEMIASKVTNGKRLFYDTNKPFERSVKYYDEFAVTKKITIPKAYILQQGWHDIVERLENNHIEYSLFEKDTAMTVTINHIEDFETRKIPYEGHYLHYNSKVEKSTKEINFKEGDLYISTNQNGIRYLLETLEAEATDSFFNWNFFDTILQQKEGYSGYVFEDLAEKFLAENPLVKKAFEEKLKTDKKFVESPRMQLNFIYKNSPYYEKAHLRLPIFKVF, encoded by the coding sequence ATGAAATTAAAATCAAACTATATTTTAAAAATATCAGTACTTTTTTCTTGCTTTTTGTTGATGATTTCTTGTGAAAATTCATCTAATGAAAGTAAAGATTTTACCACACTCTTTGAAATATCAAAAGGAACTGAAACTCCAGAATACAAAGATGTAATTGCTTATTATAAAGAATTATCAGAAACCTATAATGAGATTTCACTATTTGCATTTGGGCAAACAGATTCTGGAGAACCTTTGCATTTGGTGGTCTATAATAGAGAGGGCGTTTATAATATTGACGAAATTAAGAATTCACCGAAAAATAGAATCTTAATTAACAACGGAATTCATCCTGGAGAGTCAGATGGAATAGATGCTTCTATGATGCTTTTAAGAGACATAGTTCAAAACGATTCTTTGAAAAAAAAGTATGAAAACTCTATTATTTCTGTAATTCCAGTGTATAATGTTGGTGGTGCATTAAATAGAAATTCACATACAAGAGCTAATCAAAACGGACCTTTAGAATATGGATTTAGAGGAAATGCCAGAAACTATGATTTAAATAGAGATTTTGTAAAACAAGACACCAAAAATGCTGCAGCATTTGCAACTATTTTTCATACAGTAAATCCAGATGTTTTTATAGATAATCATGTAAGTAATGGTGCAGACTATCAATATGCAATTACGCATTTATTTACACAGCATAATAAATTAGGAGGTAGTTTAGGTAAGTTTCTACAAAACGAAATGCGTCCTCAAATGGAGGAGTCTTTAGAAGAAAAAAATATTAATATTACACCTTATGTAAATGTTTGGGGTACAACCCCAGAAGCTGGTTTTTCTCAATTCTTTGACTCACCTAGATATTCTACAGGATATACAACACTTTTTCATACTCTAGGCTTAATGGTTGAAACACACATGTTAAAACCTTACAAAACTAGAGTTGAACAAACCTATGAACTGATGTTTTCTGTTTTTGATTTTACGGAAGAAAATTCAGAAGCTATTAAAGATTTGCGTTCTAAAGCTGCCGCTGAGATTTTGGCAAAAAAGACATATCCTCTCCATTTCAAAGTTAATAAAGAAAAATTTAGAAACTTAAACTTTAAAGGTTTTGAGGGTGAAATGATCGCTAGTAAAGTTACCAATGGAAAAAGATTGTTTTATGATACAAACAAACCTTTTGAGAGATCAGTAAAGTATTATGATGAGTTCGCTGTAACAAAAAAAATTACAATCCCTAAAGCATATATTTTACAGCAAGGTTGGCATGACATTGTTGAGAGGTTAGAGAATAATCATATTGAATATTCTCTTTTTGAGAAAGACACAGCAATGACTGTTACCATAAATCATATAGAAGATTTTGAAACTAGAAAAATACCTTATGAAGGACATTATCTACATTATAATTCAAAAGTAGAAAAATCAACCAAAGAAATTAACTTTAAAGAAGGCGATTTATACATTTCTACAAATCAAAATGGAATTCGTTATTTATTAGAAACATTAGAGGCAGAAGCAACAGATTCATTTTTTAACTGGAATTTTTTTGATACAATTCTTCAACAAAAAGAAGGGTATTCTGGGTATGTTTTTGAAGATCTTGCAGAAAAATTTTTGGCAGAGAATCCATTGGTTAAAAAAGCTTTTGAAGAGAAATTAAAAACAGATAAAAAGTTTGTTGAAAGTCCAAGAATGCAACTGAATTTTATATATAAAAATTCACCTTACTATGAAAAAGCACATTTACGGTTACCCATTTTTAAAGTTTTCTAA
- the coaD gene encoding pantetheine-phosphate adenylyltransferase, which produces MKRAIFPGSFDPITLGHYDIIERGVNLFDELIIAIGINADKKYMFSLEERKKFIEDCFQHEPKIKVVTYEGLTVHFCQKNKVDFILRGLRNPADFEFEKAIAHTNRDLGPVETVFLLTAASTSYISSSIVRDVIRNDGDYTKLVPKTVRVL; this is translated from the coding sequence ATGAAAAGAGCAATTTTTCCAGGATCCTTTGATCCAATTACGTTAGGACATTATGACATTATTGAGAGAGGTGTAAATTTGTTTGATGAACTTATTATTGCAATTGGTATAAATGCTGACAAAAAATATATGTTTTCTTTGGAAGAACGTAAAAAATTTATTGAAGATTGTTTTCAACACGAACCAAAAATAAAGGTGGTTACCTATGAGGGCTTAACGGTTCACTTTTGTCAAAAGAATAAGGTAGATTTTATCTTAAGAGGGTTAAGGAATCCCGCAGATTTTGAATTTGAAAAAGCAATTGCACATACCAACAGGGACTTAGGGCCCGTAGAAACCGTCTTTTTATTAACCGCAGCAAGTACATCTTATATCTCATCATCTATCGTAAGAGATGTAATTCGAAATGATGGAGATTACACAAAGTTAGTGCCTAAAACGGTGAGAGTATTATAA